A stretch of the Paenibacillus dendritiformis genome encodes the following:
- a CDS encoding BMC domain-containing protein, whose protein sequence is MSSAIGVVELRSISKGYETADRMLKTSPVDVHHLKPICPGKFLIIMSGDTADVQAAMDSAKAEAGEFRISDFMLNGVHPGLVDGLKKRYSSQPVDAVGILETSTVSSGIYAFNEALKQCDIYVKRMNLGMAIGGKFLAVFTGSVSDVEQGMKVIASSMDEKRIVHCTVLRSPSEEIRQHFR, encoded by the coding sequence ATGAGTAGCGCGATTGGCGTGGTGGAGCTTCGCAGCATCAGCAAAGGATACGAAACGGCGGATCGCATGCTGAAGACCTCGCCCGTGGACGTGCATCATCTGAAGCCGATCTGTCCGGGCAAGTTCCTCATCATTATGAGCGGCGATACCGCTGATGTGCAGGCGGCGATGGATTCCGCGAAGGCGGAAGCGGGTGAATTCCGGATTAGCGATTTTATGCTGAACGGCGTTCATCCCGGCCTCGTGGACGGCTTGAAGAAGCGCTATTCTTCCCAACCCGTGGACGCCGTCGGTATTTTGGAGACGTCAACGGTCTCTTCCGGGATTTACGCGTTCAATGAGGCGTTGAAGCAGTGCGATATTTATGTGAAAAGGATGAATCTCGGCATGGCGATTGGCGGCAAGTTCCTCGCCGTGTTCACGGGAAGCGTGAGCGACGTGGAACAAGGGATGAAGGTGATCGCCTCCTCCATGGATGAGAAGCGGATTGTTCATTGCACCGTGCTTCGTTCCCCGAGCGAGGAAATCAGGCAGCATTTCCGATAG
- a CDS encoding cobalamin adenosyltransferase, which produces MAVITESELRKHFRNQNLKEVAVYEAPAGTILTPSAKSFLSDHQIELRYVGAPAADSPAPKKEVKLQITKNLDTQQEPAEGKKRFRTLYGGFLETKPEHMTHLYGNMLVFKDHPRILFRGKLDSLETKILEAQISCSKLNMTKLVDDLEEILQFVRKIVRCEVLNESIEEFHLLGMTPKELREQSHFPKKYFGLEHFQPSYDMGEAVVVINALRTLTRETELLAYQAFKTEHGGAEREDIIRTLNRLSSLFWIIMFRIRVGQYNS; this is translated from the coding sequence ATGGCTGTGATTACGGAAAGCGAGTTGCGCAAACACTTTCGGAATCAGAATCTGAAAGAGGTTGCCGTATATGAGGCTCCGGCGGGCACGATTCTGACTCCTTCCGCCAAAAGCTTTTTGAGCGATCATCAGATTGAGCTTCGTTATGTGGGAGCCCCCGCTGCAGACAGCCCGGCGCCCAAGAAGGAAGTCAAGCTTCAAATCACCAAAAACCTGGACACTCAGCAAGAACCGGCCGAAGGAAAAAAACGTTTCCGCACGCTGTACGGCGGTTTTCTGGAGACGAAGCCCGAGCATATGACCCATTTATATGGCAATATGCTTGTTTTTAAAGATCATCCCCGGATTTTATTCCGCGGCAAGCTGGATTCATTGGAGACCAAAATTTTAGAAGCGCAAATCAGCTGCTCCAAGCTGAATATGACCAAGCTGGTCGACGATTTGGAAGAGATTTTACAGTTCGTGCGAAAGATCGTGCGCTGTGAAGTGTTGAACGAGAGCATCGAGGAATTTCATTTGCTTGGGATGACACCGAAGGAATTGCGCGAGCAGTCCCATTTTCCCAAGAAATACTTTGGATTGGAACATTTTCAACCCAGCTATGATATGGGCGAAGCGGTTGTTGTCATAAATGCGTTGCGCACATTGACGAGGGAGACGGAACTGCTGGCTTACCAAGCCTTCAAAACGGAGCACGGAGGCGCCGAGCGCGAGGACATCATTCGGACGCTGAACCGGCTGTCTTCATTGTTCTGGATCATCATGTTCCGAATCCGCGTAGGACAGTACAATTCTTGA
- a CDS encoding BMC domain-containing protein yields the protein MRHNALGLVEVRGYLGAIAAADAALKAASVTCIGAEIVKGGLVTVKLSGDVGAVQSAVEAGAEAAKQLNVLLTRHVIARLHEETAAMVAGPEDAGANEPQAAAEKAAPAEGEAPAAGQAAPAAAAEEATEASPVAEAVATEAAAETEASAAGPAGESEEASKAETAVLPDSGRTGNVSAAKPGAPEPAADRKTAPSAQPSRTDAHTPRKETAAAPAAKRAKKSKKATS from the coding sequence ATGAGACATAACGCGTTAGGGTTGGTGGAAGTCAGAGGCTATCTGGGAGCCATCGCCGCGGCGGATGCCGCCTTGAAAGCGGCGAGCGTCACCTGCATCGGCGCGGAGATCGTCAAGGGCGGATTGGTGACGGTCAAGCTGAGCGGCGACGTCGGCGCCGTGCAGTCCGCCGTGGAAGCGGGAGCCGAGGCGGCGAAGCAGTTGAACGTGCTGTTGACCAGACATGTCATTGCGCGTCTGCATGAAGAGACGGCCGCCATGGTGGCTGGCCCGGAGGACGCGGGCGCCAATGAGCCGCAGGCCGCCGCCGAGAAGGCAGCTCCCGCCGAAGGCGAAGCGCCGGCGGCCGGGCAAGCCGCGCCGGCTGCAGCCGCTGAGGAAGCAACGGAAGCTTCTCCCGTGGCGGAAGCGGTCGCGACTGAGGCCGCGGCTGAGACTGAGGCGAGCGCGGCAGGGCCGGCAGGGGAGAGCGAAGAGGCAAGCAAGGCGGAAACGGCGGTCCTACCGGATTCCGGCCGGACCGGTAACGTATCTGCCGCGAAGCCCGGAGCGCCTGAGCCGGCTGCCGACAGGAAGACAGCGCCAAGCGCTCAGCCAAGCCGAACTGATGCGCACACGCCGCGCAAAGAAACGGCCGCCGCGCCGGCTGCGAAACGAGCGAAAAAATCGAAGAAAGCCACCTCGTAA
- the eutH gene encoding ethanolamine utilization protein EutH has protein sequence MEINEIIIYGMVIFMILGAIDKCLGYKFGLGHQFDEGLMAMGSLTLAMVGIISLSPVLAKLLSPIVVPLYSALGADPAMFATTLLANDMGGFSLAQELAQTPEAGMFAGTILGAMLGPTIVFIIPVALGIIKKEDHKYLATGVLAGIVTIPIGCLLGGLAAGFPIMMIVSNLVPILLFALLIVLGLWKFPQGMIKGFTIFGQFIVIVATLGLAAGITQQLTDITIIPGLAPIEEGIKIVGDISIVLAGAFAMVFVITKVFNKPLMKLGKMLGMNEIAAAGMVATLANVIPMFGMMKDMDARGKVINVAFAVSAAFVFGDHLGFTAGVAKDMIFPMIVGKLAGGITAIFVAVYLAKKMVPEPNEGQQEAA, from the coding sequence GTGGAGATTAACGAAATCATCATTTACGGCATGGTTATTTTCATGATTCTCGGCGCCATCGACAAATGCCTCGGTTACAAATTCGGGCTTGGGCATCAATTCGATGAGGGGCTTATGGCGATGGGCTCGCTCACGCTGGCGATGGTCGGAATCATCTCCCTGTCTCCCGTGCTGGCCAAATTGTTAAGTCCGATTGTCGTCCCGCTGTACAGCGCGCTGGGGGCAGACCCCGCGATGTTCGCGACGACGCTGCTGGCCAACGACATGGGCGGATTTTCATTGGCGCAGGAATTGGCGCAGACGCCGGAAGCCGGCATGTTCGCGGGTACGATCCTCGGCGCCATGCTCGGGCCGACTATCGTCTTTATCATTCCGGTTGCGCTTGGCATCATTAAGAAGGAAGACCACAAATATTTGGCTACCGGCGTCTTGGCCGGCATTGTCACAATTCCTATCGGTTGCTTGCTCGGGGGATTGGCGGCAGGTTTTCCGATTATGATGATTGTGTCCAACCTGGTGCCGATTCTGCTCTTCGCCTTGCTGATCGTGCTTGGCTTGTGGAAGTTCCCGCAAGGCATGATCAAAGGCTTCACCATTTTCGGACAGTTCATCGTTATCGTCGCGACGCTGGGACTCGCGGCCGGCATTACGCAGCAGTTGACGGACATCACGATTATTCCCGGACTCGCGCCGATTGAGGAAGGAATCAAGATTGTCGGCGACATTTCCATTGTACTGGCCGGCGCTTTCGCGATGGTCTTCGTTATCACGAAGGTATTCAACAAGCCGCTGATGAAGCTGGGCAAAATGCTTGGCATGAACGAGATTGCGGCGGCGGGCATGGTTGCCACGCTCGCCAACGTCATCCCGATGTTCGGGATGATGAAGGACATGGATGCCCGGGGCAAGGTGATCAACGTGGCCTTTGCCGTGTCCGCGGCATTCGTATTCGGCGATCACCTCGGCTTTACGGCCGGGGTCGCCAAGGACATGATCTTCCCGATGATCGTCGGGAAGCTGGCAGGCGGCATTACGGCCATCTTCGTAGCTGTATACTTGGCGAAGAAAATGGTGCCGGAACCGAACGAAGGGCAGCAGGAGGCCGCCTAA
- a CDS encoding ethanolamine utilization protein, giving the protein MNMEAPDRAALIEAVAAEVLKRLRQAGEAGTASSRKQAVLLAAEPAPALESVLQPHYDVRYYDETLRDCDLLLIPKTCLQLLSNLAHGISAGPRERFVLTMLLKGRKVVLLEEGLAYRKYKPTAPVLLYKLYDGMVDKLRGCGIRVVKQTELPAACLEDGGIAMVPQAGGEAAYSEAEALSQPEALPGKVITEAELKKCRLQNKTEIVIDRRAIITPLAQDYMRTQQMRVHRR; this is encoded by the coding sequence ATGAACATGGAAGCTCCAGATCGGGCGGCGCTGATTGAAGCGGTCGCGGCCGAAGTATTGAAAAGGCTGCGGCAGGCCGGGGAAGCCGGGACAGCCTCGTCCAGGAAGCAGGCGGTTCTGTTGGCTGCGGAGCCGGCTCCGGCACTGGAGAGCGTCCTCCAACCGCATTATGACGTGCGTTATTACGACGAGACGCTCCGGGATTGCGATCTGCTCCTCATTCCGAAGACATGCCTTCAGCTGCTGTCCAACCTGGCCCATGGCATCAGCGCGGGCCCGCGCGAGCGGTTCGTGCTGACGATGCTGTTGAAGGGCCGGAAGGTCGTCTTGCTGGAGGAGGGGCTGGCTTACCGGAAATACAAGCCGACAGCTCCTGTCCTGCTGTACAAGCTGTACGACGGCATGGTGGACAAGCTGCGCGGCTGCGGCATCCGTGTAGTCAAGCAGACGGAGCTGCCGGCGGCATGCCTGGAAGACGGAGGGATCGCGATGGTGCCTCAGGCGGGAGGCGAAGCCGCTTACTCGGAAGCTGAGGCGCTTTCGCAGCCGGAAGCGCTGCCCGGCAAAGTCATTACCGAAGCCGAGCTTAAAAAATGCCGTCTCCAAAACAAGACGGAAATCGTCATTGATCGGCGCGCGATTATTACGCCGCTGGCGCAGGATTACATGCGCACGCAGCAGATGCGGGTGCACAGAAGATAA
- the eutD gene encoding ethanolamine utilization phosphate acetyltransferase EutD: MDNQLVESIVNEVVKRVRDEACIEIEASGKHVHLNREAIDALFGPGYQLTKAKDLSQPGQYACKERVTLIGPKGALHNVVVLGPERKESQVEVSQTDAVVLGIPVPVRESGKLEGTPGIVIASGSNMIRLERGLIAAQRHIHVKAEDAAKYNVENGEIVQVKVYGKRPLIFDDVLVRVSPNYETYMHIDYDEANACGFAKGTKGKILKKTNQD, from the coding sequence GTGGATAATCAACTGGTAGAAAGCATCGTGAATGAAGTGGTCAAGCGGGTGCGGGACGAAGCCTGCATCGAAATCGAAGCATCCGGCAAGCATGTGCACTTGAACCGGGAAGCGATTGACGCGTTGTTCGGCCCCGGCTATCAACTGACGAAGGCGAAGGATCTGTCCCAGCCGGGTCAATACGCCTGCAAAGAGCGCGTCACGCTGATCGGGCCGAAGGGCGCCCTGCACAATGTCGTCGTGCTCGGTCCGGAACGCAAGGAATCGCAGGTGGAGGTCTCGCAGACGGACGCCGTCGTGCTGGGCATCCCGGTTCCCGTCAGAGAGAGCGGCAAGCTGGAAGGAACTCCGGGCATCGTCATCGCTTCGGGCAGCAACATGATTCGGCTGGAGAGAGGCTTGATCGCCGCCCAGCGCCATATTCACGTGAAGGCGGAAGACGCCGCCAAGTACAACGTGGAGAACGGCGAGATCGTACAGGTGAAAGTGTACGGCAAGCGCCCGCTTATTTTTGACGACGTGCTGGTGCGGGTAAGTCCGAACTACGAAACGTACATGCATATCGACTATGACGAGGCGAATGCTTGCGGCTTTGCGAAAGGCACGAAGGGCAAGATTTTGAAAAAGACCAACCAGGACTAG
- the eutL gene encoding ethanolamine utilization microcompartment protein EutL, which translates to MRNDPIHAKVLGVKLIPNVSPDLAGTLELKPHHKSLGILTADIDDVTYTALDEATKAAAVDVVYARSMYAGSANASTKLAGEVIGILAGPSPEEVRSGLNAAVDYIETGAHFVSANEDDSITYFAHCVSRTGSYLSQTANIKEGEALAYLIAPPLEAMYAIDAALKAADVTMAAFFGPPSETNFAGALLTGSQSACKAACDAFADAVQFVADNPASY; encoded by the coding sequence ATGAGAAACGATCCGATTCATGCCAAGGTGTTAGGCGTCAAGCTGATTCCCAACGTAAGTCCGGATCTGGCTGGCACGCTGGAGCTGAAGCCGCATCATAAAAGCCTGGGGATCCTGACCGCCGACATCGACGATGTCACCTATACCGCCCTGGACGAAGCGACCAAAGCGGCTGCCGTCGATGTTGTCTATGCGCGAAGCATGTACGCCGGTTCGGCCAATGCTTCGACGAAGCTGGCGGGCGAGGTCATCGGGATATTGGCCGGCCCCAGCCCGGAGGAAGTGCGCAGCGGCTTGAACGCCGCCGTTGATTATATCGAGACCGGCGCTCATTTCGTCAGCGCCAACGAGGATGACAGCATCACGTATTTCGCCCATTGCGTCTCCCGTACAGGAAGCTATTTGTCCCAGACCGCCAACATCAAGGAAGGGGAAGCGCTGGCGTATCTCATCGCCCCGCCGCTGGAAGCGATGTATGCGATCGATGCGGCGCTGAAGGCCGCCGATGTGACGATGGCCGCCTTCTTCGGCCCGCCTTCCGAGACCAACTTCGCCGGCGCCTTGCTGACGGGCAGCCAGTCTGCCTGCAAGGCGGCGTGCGACGCGTTCGCGGACGCTGTCCAGTTCGTCGCCGACAACCCGGCGAGCTATTAA
- the eutC gene encoding ethanolamine ammonia-lyase subunit EutC gives MNEKDLKSMIESILNEMVGNLPQEATKPAQAEAPAQQTAQPASAPQTAVSEPAPAAAMQMALSEEEPEDSGECLDDITEIDLRKQLLVPEPADREGYMKMKEKTPARLGVWRAGPRYKTITSLRFRADHAAAQDAVFSYVSEDFVKEMNLVAIETMCRDKDEYITRPDLGRQFSAETIEYIKQHTAKGAKVQIMVGDGLSSAAVEANLRDIVPAITQGLKMYGIETGNILFVKHCRVPSMDVIGDVTEADVVCLLVGERPGLVTAESMSAYIAYKPTVGMPEARRTVISNIHSGGTPAVEAGAHIAELIKTMIDRKASGIDLKL, from the coding sequence ATGAATGAAAAAGACCTGAAATCGATGATTGAATCGATTCTGAACGAGATGGTAGGCAACCTGCCGCAGGAAGCCACGAAGCCGGCCCAAGCCGAGGCGCCTGCCCAGCAGACTGCCCAGCCCGCATCTGCCCCGCAGACGGCAGTGTCCGAGCCGGCTCCGGCCGCGGCCATGCAGATGGCGCTGTCCGAGGAAGAGCCGGAGGACAGCGGCGAATGTCTGGACGATATTACGGAGATCGACCTGCGCAAGCAACTGCTCGTTCCCGAACCGGCCGATCGCGAAGGCTACATGAAGATGAAGGAAAAAACGCCGGCCCGCCTTGGCGTATGGCGTGCGGGCCCGCGCTACAAAACGATTACGTCGCTGCGGTTCCGCGCTGACCACGCCGCCGCTCAGGATGCCGTATTCTCTTACGTGTCCGAGGATTTCGTGAAGGAAATGAATCTGGTGGCGATCGAGACGATGTGCCGGGACAAGGATGAATACATTACCCGGCCGGATCTGGGGCGCCAGTTCTCCGCAGAGACGATTGAATATATTAAGCAGCACACGGCCAAGGGCGCCAAGGTGCAGATAATGGTCGGCGACGGCCTGAGCTCGGCCGCAGTCGAGGCCAATCTGCGCGACATCGTGCCGGCGATTACCCAAGGTCTCAAGATGTATGGCATCGAGACGGGCAATATTTTGTTCGTCAAGCACTGCCGCGTGCCGTCGATGGACGTCATCGGCGACGTCACCGAGGCCGACGTGGTCTGCCTCCTCGTCGGGGAACGTCCGGGGCTGGTTACGGCGGAATCGATGAGCGCCTACATCGCCTATAAACCGACGGTCGGCATGCCGGAAGCGCGTCGCACGGTCATTTCCAACATTCACTCGGGCGGAACGCCTGCCGTTGAAGCGGGCGCGCATATCGCCGAATTGATTAAGACGATGATTGACCGCAAAGCGTCGGGGATTGATTTGAAACTGTAG
- a CDS encoding EutN/CcmL family microcompartment protein, with product MIVGKVAGSLWATRKDNKLSGLTFLVVKPLSVDGAPVQRDHFVAADNAGAGIGDTVLVTTGSAARASIANPDVPVDAVIVGIVDSIEVARHE from the coding sequence ATGATCGTGGGAAAAGTGGCGGGCAGCCTCTGGGCTACCCGAAAAGACAATAAGCTGAGCGGGCTGACCTTTCTGGTGGTCAAGCCGTTATCGGTGGACGGCGCGCCGGTTCAGCGCGACCATTTCGTCGCCGCGGACAACGCGGGGGCAGGCATCGGTGACACGGTGCTCGTCACGACGGGAAGCGCTGCCCGGGCATCGATAGCCAATCCGGACGTGCCCGTTGACGCGGTCATCGTGGGCATCGTCGATTCGATCGAGGTGGCCCGCCATGAGTAG
- the pduA gene encoding propanediol utilization microcompartment protein PduA: MANANALGMVETKGLVGAIEAADAMVKAANVTLIGKEQIGAGLVTVMVRGDVGAVKAATDAGAAAAERVGELLSVHVIPRPHTEVDAILPKTKAE; the protein is encoded by the coding sequence ATGGCAAACGCAAACGCATTGGGAATGGTAGAAACGAAAGGTCTGGTAGGCGCAATCGAAGCGGCAGACGCAATGGTCAAAGCGGCTAACGTTACTTTGATCGGCAAAGAGCAAATCGGCGCAGGTCTCGTAACCGTCATGGTTCGCGGCGACGTAGGCGCCGTCAAAGCGGCAACGGATGCAGGCGCGGCTGCGGCAGAGCGCGTGGGCGAATTGCTGTCCGTACACGTTATCCCAAGACCGCACACAGAAGTGGATGCCATCCTTCCTAAGACAAAAGCGGAATAA
- a CDS encoding ethanolamine ammonia-lyase subunit EutB, translating into MILKTRLFGRTYQFKTLMEVMAKANEEKSGDMLAGLGAASSEERVAAKVVLSQITLKDLRNNPAVPYEQDEVTRIIQDQVNERIYSEIQNWTVEELREWILDDNTTEQDIKRVSRGLTAEMIAAVAKIMSNLDLMYGAKKIRVTARANTTIGRPGTLSARLQPNHPTDDPDGIMASLMEGLTFGIGDAVLGLNPVDDSVESVTRVLKRFEEFRQKWEIPTQTCVLAHVTTQMEAVKRGAPTGLIFQSIAGSEKGNAAFGFNAATIEEAQQLVLKHGQVSGPDVMYFETGQGSELSSEAHHGVDQVTMEARCYGFAKRFNPFLVNTVVGFIGPEYLYDAKQVIRAGLEDHFMGKLTGISMGCDACYTNHMKADQNDLENLAVLLTTAGCNFFMGIPHGDDVMLNYQTTGYHETATLRELLGLRPIREFEQWMEKMGFIENGKLTKKAGDASVFLK; encoded by the coding sequence GTGATTTTAAAAACGAGACTGTTCGGCCGCACCTATCAGTTCAAAACGCTGATGGAAGTGATGGCCAAAGCGAATGAAGAAAAATCGGGGGATATGCTGGCCGGACTCGGGGCCGCGTCTTCGGAAGAGCGCGTGGCCGCCAAGGTGGTGCTGTCCCAGATTACGCTGAAGGACTTGCGCAACAATCCCGCCGTTCCTTATGAGCAGGACGAGGTTACCCGCATTATTCAGGACCAGGTGAACGAGCGCATTTACAGCGAGATTCAGAACTGGACCGTGGAAGAGCTGCGGGAGTGGATTCTGGACGATAACACGACCGAACAAGACATCAAGCGCGTCTCCCGCGGGCTGACCGCCGAGATGATCGCCGCGGTCGCCAAAATCATGTCCAACCTCGACCTGATGTACGGGGCGAAGAAGATTCGGGTGACGGCCCGCGCCAACACGACGATCGGCCGTCCGGGCACGTTGTCGGCCCGCCTGCAGCCGAACCATCCGACCGACGATCCGGACGGCATCATGGCTTCCCTGATGGAAGGCTTGACGTTCGGCATCGGGGACGCGGTCTTGGGGCTGAATCCGGTTGACGACTCCGTCGAGAGCGTCACGCGCGTCTTGAAGCGGTTCGAGGAATTCCGCCAGAAGTGGGAGATTCCGACCCAGACCTGCGTGCTGGCCCATGTCACCACCCAGATGGAAGCCGTCAAGCGCGGCGCGCCGACCGGCCTCATCTTCCAATCGATCGCCGGCTCGGAGAAAGGCAACGCGGCATTCGGCTTCAACGCCGCCACGATCGAGGAAGCGCAGCAGCTCGTGCTGAAGCATGGGCAAGTGTCCGGTCCGGACGTGATGTACTTCGAGACGGGCCAAGGGTCGGAGCTGTCTTCCGAGGCTCACCACGGAGTCGACCAGGTGACGATGGAAGCGCGCTGCTACGGCTTCGCCAAGCGGTTCAACCCGTTCCTCGTCAACACCGTCGTCGGGTTCATCGGGCCTGAATATTTGTATGACGCGAAGCAGGTTATTCGCGCCGGTCTGGAGGATCACTTCATGGGCAAGCTGACGGGCATCTCCATGGGCTGCGACGCTTGCTACACGAACCATATGAAGGCCGATCAGAACGACCTGGAAAATCTGGCGGTGCTGCTGACGACGGCAGGCTGCAACTTCTTCATGGGCATCCCGCACGGCGACGATGTCATGCTGAACTATCAGACGACCGGCTATCACGAGACCGCGACGCTGCGCGAATTGCTCGGCCTGCGTCCGATCCGGGAGTTCGAACAGTGGATGGAGAAAATGGGCTTCATCGAAAATGGCAAGCTGACGAAAAAAGCCGGAGACGCGTCAGTGTTTCTCAAGTAA
- a CDS encoding acetaldehyde dehydrogenase (acetylating) codes for METLDKDLRSIQEVRNLIKKAKEAQAQLATMSQEQIDAIVKAVADAGYQNREKLAKMANEETGFGRWQDKIIKNAFASKQVYESIKDMKTVGVLKEDKAHKVMEVAVPVGVIAGLIPSTNPTSTVIYKALIALKAGNSIVFSPHPNALKCILETVKIISEAAVQAGCPEGAIAAMTVPTIQGTDQLMKHDDVSLILATGGTAMVKAAYSSGTPAIGVGPGNGPAFIEKSANIPLAVKRIMDSKTFDNGTICASEQSVVVEACSKEAVIAEFKKQGAYFLSAEEAAQLGKFIMRANGTMNPQIVGRSVEHIAKLANLDIPAGTRVLIAEETRVGRNVPYSREKLAPILAFYTEENWEAACERCIEILNGEGAGHTMVIHSENEEIVREFALKKPVSRLLVNTPGTLGGIGATTAIAPALTLGCGAVGGSSTSDNISPLNLLNIRRVAYGLREIEDLAEKPAAQTEAASIDLGDKEQLINLIVKRILAEM; via the coding sequence ATGGAAACATTGGATAAAGACCTAAGATCCATTCAAGAAGTCCGCAATCTGATCAAAAAAGCCAAAGAGGCGCAAGCCCAACTGGCTACGATGTCGCAGGAGCAGATCGATGCGATTGTCAAAGCGGTCGCCGATGCCGGTTATCAGAACCGCGAGAAGCTGGCGAAAATGGCCAATGAAGAGACGGGCTTCGGACGTTGGCAGGACAAGATCATCAAGAACGCATTCGCTTCGAAGCAAGTATATGAGTCGATTAAGGATATGAAGACGGTTGGCGTCCTCAAGGAGGACAAGGCTCACAAGGTAATGGAAGTGGCTGTGCCTGTCGGCGTCATTGCCGGCCTGATTCCATCGACCAACCCGACATCGACCGTCATCTACAAAGCGCTCATCGCGCTGAAAGCCGGAAACAGCATCGTCTTCTCCCCGCATCCGAACGCGCTGAAGTGCATTCTGGAGACGGTGAAGATTATTAGCGAGGCGGCTGTGCAGGCAGGTTGCCCGGAAGGCGCGATTGCGGCCATGACCGTTCCGACGATCCAAGGAACCGATCAATTGATGAAGCATGACGATGTATCCTTGATTCTCGCTACCGGCGGAACCGCTATGGTCAAAGCGGCTTACTCGTCCGGCACGCCGGCCATCGGCGTCGGCCCGGGCAACGGCCCTGCCTTTATCGAGAAGAGCGCGAACATCCCGCTTGCGGTCAAGCGCATTATGGACTCCAAAACATTCGACAACGGCACGATCTGCGCTTCGGAGCAATCCGTCGTCGTCGAAGCCTGCAGCAAAGAAGCGGTTATCGCCGAATTCAAGAAGCAGGGCGCTTACTTCCTCTCCGCAGAGGAAGCCGCGCAGCTCGGCAAATTCATTATGCGGGCCAATGGCACGATGAACCCGCAAATCGTCGGCCGCAGCGTAGAGCATATCGCGAAGCTGGCGAACCTGGATATTCCGGCGGGCACGCGCGTGCTGATTGCCGAAGAGACTCGCGTCGGCCGCAACGTTCCGTATTCGCGCGAGAAGCTGGCTCCAATCCTGGCGTTCTACACGGAAGAGAACTGGGAAGCGGCGTGCGAGCGCTGCATCGAGATTTTGAACGGGGAAGGCGCCGGACATACGATGGTCATTCATTCCGAGAATGAAGAGATTGTCCGGGAGTTCGCCCTCAAGAAGCCGGTATCCCGATTGCTGGTCAATACGCCGGGCACGCTTGGCGGCATCGGCGCCACGACGGCGATTGCGCCGGCGCTTACGCTCGGCTGCGGCGCCGTCGGCGGAAGCTCGACATCCGACAACATCAGCCCGCTCAACCTGCTCAACATCCGCCGGGTCGCTTACGGGCTTCGAGAAATCGAAGACCTGGCCGAGAAGCCGGCCGCGCAGACCGAAGCGGCAAGCATCGATCTGGGCGATAAAGAGCAGTTGATCAATTTGATCGTCAAACGCATTCTGGCAGAAATGTAA